Proteins from a genomic interval of Mycobacterium conspicuum:
- a CDS encoding STAS domain-containing protein, with the protein MATPLNLTAEVGDDGRTLLTAAGEIDLSNIDAFTDALQAASAGARGPMTVDLSAIKYLDSAGINALFEHAEHVEDLHLIVHPLLIRVLTISGLTKIANVEAGPAKP; encoded by the coding sequence ATGGCCACACCACTCAACTTGACAGCCGAGGTTGGTGACGACGGACGGACCCTGCTGACCGCGGCGGGGGAGATCGACCTCAGCAACATCGACGCGTTCACTGACGCACTCCAAGCCGCCAGCGCGGGCGCCCGCGGGCCAATGACCGTCGACCTCAGCGCGATTAAATACCTGGACAGCGCCGGCATCAACGCGCTTTTCGAGCATGCCGAACACGTTGAGGATCTACACTTGATCGTGCACCCCCTGCTGATTCGCGTCCTCACCATCAGCGGTCTCACCAAGATCGCGAACGTCGAAGCGGGGCCCGCGAAACCGTAG
- a CDS encoding flavin reductase family protein, with the protein MFVVTTKSAGIPAGCLVGFATQTSIRPPRFLIGLSKRNHTYRIAQDADHLAVHVLSHRHRELARLFGSETGDTIDKFSRCAWHAGPKDMPILDDAVAWFVGKTLARMDVGDHVGHILEPIAGDAPDSVGELITFADVADLEPGHEA; encoded by the coding sequence ATGTTCGTGGTGACGACCAAATCCGCGGGGATCCCGGCAGGGTGCCTGGTCGGCTTCGCAACTCAGACCAGCATCCGGCCCCCGCGATTCCTCATCGGCCTGTCCAAGCGCAACCACACTTACCGAATCGCGCAGGACGCAGACCATCTCGCGGTGCATGTGTTGTCGCATCGGCATCGCGAGTTGGCCCGCCTGTTCGGCAGCGAGACCGGCGACACCATTGACAAGTTCAGCCGCTGCGCCTGGCATGCCGGCCCGAAGGACATGCCGATTCTCGATGACGCCGTCGCCTGGTTCGTCGGCAAAACGTTGGCGCGCATGGACGTTGGCGACCATGTCGGTCACATCTTGGAGCCGATCGCCGGTGACGCACCGGATTCGGTTGGCGAGCTGATCACATTTGCCGATGTCGCCGATCTAGAGCCGGGGCACGAGGCATGA
- a CDS encoding class I SAM-dependent methyltransferase, whose translation MSSPNSARSEGDSWDLASSVGATATMVAASRALASRGPDALIDDRFAEPLVRAVGHPFFTRMLDGEIPLDNQDLPTTAEQRRQQIAVRTRFFDDFFLDATAAGIRQAVILAAGLDARAYRLAWPAGVVVFEVDQPEVIAFKSTTLAQLGAEPTAERRAVGVDLRDDWPTALRDNYFDTAIPTAWIAEGLLPYLPPEAQDRLLDNITALSAPGSRLATENISDMSVFTDERFRAMRSGWRKHGLDIDVAELVWLGERQQAAEHLSSAGWTVTLQTTEQAYAANGFALPDHEAIRAFRGAVSYLTAELG comes from the coding sequence TTGTCATCACCTAATTCGGCGCGCAGCGAGGGCGACAGCTGGGACCTGGCCTCCAGCGTGGGAGCGACGGCGACGATGGTGGCGGCTTCCCGAGCGCTGGCTTCTCGCGGCCCGGATGCGCTGATCGACGATCGGTTCGCCGAGCCGCTGGTGCGCGCGGTCGGACACCCCTTCTTCACCCGCATGCTGGACGGCGAAATCCCGCTCGACAATCAGGACCTGCCCACCACCGCCGAGCAACGACGCCAACAGATCGCGGTGCGCACCAGGTTTTTCGACGACTTCTTCCTCGACGCCACCGCCGCCGGTATCCGTCAAGCCGTCATCTTGGCCGCCGGGCTCGATGCGCGCGCTTACCGGCTGGCCTGGCCCGCGGGTGTGGTCGTGTTCGAGGTGGACCAGCCCGAGGTCATCGCGTTCAAGAGCACCACGCTGGCCCAACTCGGTGCCGAACCGACCGCCGAGCGGCGCGCCGTCGGCGTCGACCTGCGCGATGATTGGCCAACCGCGTTGCGCGACAACTACTTTGATACCGCGATACCCACCGCCTGGATCGCCGAAGGCCTACTGCCCTACTTGCCGCCGGAGGCCCAGGACCGGCTTCTGGACAACATCACCGCACTCAGCGCGCCGGGCAGCCGGTTGGCCACGGAGAACATCTCCGACATGAGCGTGTTCACCGACGAGCGCTTTCGCGCCATGCGCAGCGGGTGGCGCAAGCATGGATTGGACATCGATGTCGCCGAGTTGGTGTGGCTCGGTGAGCGCCAACAGGCCGCTGAGCACTTGTCGTCTGCCGGCTGGACGGTCACTCTGCAGACCACCGAGCAGGCGTATGCGGCCAATGGTTTCGCATTGCCAGATCACGAGGCAATCAGGGCCTTTCGCGGCGCGGTCAGCTACCTCACCGCCGAGCTCGGGTGA
- a CDS encoding TIGR03619 family F420-dependent LLM class oxidoreductase yields MKLAFALPHTIELPAITARWEFAVTGPQQAAIARRAEELGYDMIAIPEHFVVPHSHLELSGPHYLHSTVGQAFVAGATERIRVNSSVTILPLQHPIVMAKALATADWMSGGRLTVTFGVGWDAEEFKALGVPFRERGQMADEYLAAIVELWTSDSPSFEGKYVSFDDIAFAPKPVQRPHLPIWIGGDADVVLKRAAKYGSGWWPFLTKPEELPAKVDSIKSQPAYDGRPFDVMYPLGMGRVGEGHVSIDDPKQRSGMSAQEIIDRLNEYAGMGVTYTSVPTPKVSGLDAYLEFAQWVIEEIKPHLPE; encoded by the coding sequence ATGAAGTTGGCGTTCGCGTTGCCGCACACCATCGAGCTCCCGGCCATCACGGCGCGATGGGAATTCGCTGTGACCGGCCCCCAGCAGGCCGCGATCGCCAGGCGCGCCGAAGAACTCGGCTACGACATGATCGCGATCCCCGAGCACTTTGTGGTCCCGCACTCCCATTTGGAGTTGTCGGGCCCGCACTACCTGCACTCGACGGTCGGGCAGGCATTCGTCGCCGGCGCGACGGAACGCATTCGGGTCAACTCGTCCGTGACCATCTTGCCGCTGCAGCATCCGATCGTGATGGCGAAAGCGCTGGCGACAGCGGACTGGATGAGCGGCGGGCGTCTCACCGTGACGTTCGGAGTGGGTTGGGACGCAGAGGAATTCAAGGCGCTCGGGGTGCCGTTTCGTGAACGGGGCCAGATGGCGGATGAGTATCTTGCCGCGATTGTCGAGCTGTGGACCAGTGACTCGCCAAGCTTCGAGGGTAAGTACGTGTCGTTCGACGACATCGCGTTCGCGCCGAAACCCGTCCAGCGACCGCATCTGCCGATTTGGATCGGCGGCGACGCGGACGTCGTGCTCAAGCGCGCGGCGAAGTACGGCTCAGGGTGGTGGCCGTTTCTGACCAAGCCGGAAGAGCTTCCCGCCAAGGTGGATTCCATCAAGTCACAGCCGGCGTACGACGGGCGTCCGTTCGACGTGATGTACCCGTTGGGCATGGGCAGGGTCGGCGAAGGGCATGTCAGCATCGACGACCCTAAGCAACGCAGTGGAATGAGTGCGCAGGAAATCATCGACCGACTCAACGAATACGCGGGAATGGGTGTGACATATACCAGCGTGCCCACGCCCAAGGTCTCGGGCCTCGACGCCTACCTGGAGTTCGCGCAGTGGGTGATCGAGGAGATCAAGCCTCACCTGCCTGAGTGA
- a CDS encoding TIGR03085 family metal-binding protein, whose product MSIAQRERAALVDTLRGVGPEAPTLCEGWKTRDLAAHLVIRESRLDTAPGILIPFFASHTAKVQDEVAQTEWNELVDKIASGPPVYSPFKLLDPIVNVAEMFIHHEDIRRAQPGWQPRELEPRLANMLRRTLPLMGRMTLAKVPARLALRTPEGKTVLTAGKGPAVTVTGAPEELLLFAVGREARVEFSGDAATVQAVRDAPKGL is encoded by the coding sequence GTGTCTATTGCCCAACGCGAACGCGCCGCACTCGTCGACACCCTGCGCGGCGTCGGGCCGGAAGCGCCCACCCTATGCGAAGGTTGGAAGACCCGCGACCTGGCCGCCCATTTGGTGATCCGGGAGTCCCGGCTTGATACCGCGCCCGGCATCCTCATCCCGTTCTTCGCCAGCCACACGGCCAAGGTGCAGGACGAGGTGGCCCAGACCGAGTGGAACGAGCTGGTCGACAAGATCGCCTCCGGCCCGCCGGTCTACTCACCGTTCAAATTGCTCGACCCGATTGTCAACGTCGCCGAGATGTTCATCCATCACGAGGACATCCGCCGCGCGCAACCGGGGTGGCAGCCGCGCGAGCTCGAGCCGCGGCTAGCCAACATGCTGCGCCGCACCCTGCCCCTGATGGGCCGGATGACGCTGGCGAAGGTCCCCGCCCGGCTGGCCCTACGGACGCCGGAGGGCAAGACGGTGCTGACAGCGGGTAAGGGCCCGGCGGTCACGGTGACCGGCGCACCCGAGGAACTGCTGCTGTTCGCCGTCGGGCGCGAGGCCCGCGTGGAATTCAGCGGCGACGCCGCGACAGTGCAGGCGGTCCGGGACGCACCGAAAGGCCTTTAG
- a CDS encoding xylulokinase has translation MTLVAGIDSSTQSCKVLVCDAGTGGIVRMGRAAHPDGTEIDPAAWELAALSAIADAGGLDDVAAVSIAAQQHGMVCLDRDGHPVRPALLWNDTRSAAAASALVAELGGPHAWADAVGVVPLAAITVAKLRWLADLEPDRADRTAAVCLPHDLLTWRLRGAGSLTELTTDRSDASGTGYYDAVANAYRHDLLELALRGRRPLLPSVLAPGQAIAASGSTAFGPGLGDNAAAALGLCAEEGDVIVSVGTSGVVSTIANTPTHDDRGFVAGFADGTGRYLPLVCTLNAARVLDAAARMLRVDHAELSRLALAAPVGSEGLVLVPYLEGERTPNRPDGTGALHGLRVSNSTAANLARAAVEGLLCALADGIDHLTALGVDARRVLIIGGGARSRALREIAPTVFGVPVLAPSPAEYVALGAARQAAWVLAGGPHPPQWTPAQEHADVYAGPARPAVRERYARVRDLTEGA, from the coding sequence GTGACATTGGTCGCCGGCATCGACTCGTCGACGCAGTCATGCAAGGTGCTGGTATGCGATGCCGGCACGGGCGGGATCGTTCGCATGGGTCGCGCGGCACATCCAGACGGCACCGAAATCGATCCGGCCGCTTGGGAACTCGCGGCGCTCAGCGCGATCGCGGACGCCGGTGGGCTCGACGACGTGGCCGCGGTCTCGATCGCGGCCCAGCAGCACGGCATGGTGTGCCTCGATCGCGATGGCCATCCGGTGCGGCCGGCGCTGTTGTGGAATGACACCCGCTCGGCCGCGGCGGCGTCGGCGTTGGTGGCCGAGCTGGGCGGGCCGCACGCCTGGGCGGACGCCGTCGGCGTGGTACCGCTGGCGGCGATCACGGTGGCCAAGCTGCGCTGGCTGGCCGACCTCGAACCCGACCGCGCCGACCGCACGGCAGCGGTGTGTCTGCCCCACGACTTGCTGACCTGGCGACTACGCGGCGCCGGGAGCCTCACCGAACTCACCACTGACCGCAGCGACGCCAGCGGCACCGGCTATTACGACGCGGTAGCCAACGCCTACCGCCACGATCTGCTCGAGCTGGCGCTGCGCGGCAGGCGCCCGCTGTTGCCCTCGGTGCTGGCGCCCGGACAGGCCATCGCGGCGAGTGGTTCGACCGCGTTCGGGCCGGGCCTGGGCGACAACGCCGCGGCCGCCCTCGGGCTGTGCGCGGAGGAAGGCGATGTCATCGTCTCGGTGGGCACCTCGGGGGTGGTGTCGACGATCGCGAACACGCCGACCCACGATGACCGCGGGTTTGTCGCCGGATTCGCCGACGGCACCGGGCGATACTTGCCGCTGGTGTGCACCCTCAACGCGGCCAGGGTGCTCGACGCGGCCGCGCGCATGCTGCGCGTCGATCACGCCGAGCTGTCCCGGCTGGCGTTAGCGGCGCCGGTGGGTAGCGAAGGCCTGGTGTTGGTGCCCTACCTGGAAGGCGAGCGCACGCCCAACCGGCCCGACGGCACAGGGGCTCTGCACGGCCTGCGGGTGTCGAATTCGACGGCCGCCAACCTGGCGCGCGCGGCCGTCGAAGGCCTGCTCTGCGCGCTGGCAGACGGCATCGACCACCTGACCGCCCTCGGAGTGGATGCCCGCCGGGTCCTCATCATCGGCGGCGGCGCCCGATCGCGCGCCTTGCGCGAAATCGCGCCGACGGTCTTCGGCGTCCCGGTGCTGGCGCCCAGCCCGGCGGAATACGTGGCGCTCGGGGCGGCGCGGCAGGCCGCGTGGGTACTCGCGGGAGGCCCGCATCCGCCGCAATGGACCCCGGCCCAGGAGCACGCGGACGTATACGCCGGGCCGGCGCGGCCCGCTGTGCGTGAGCGCTATGCCCGGGTCCGCGACCTCACCGAAGGTGCCTAA
- a CDS encoding nuclear transport factor 2 family protein: MNTADSDVVAITQLVNLYGLAVDSQRWELFDRIFATDVDADYGASSHWTDREAFKNDFAAFHAPFDSTQHTMSTHVVHVDGDRAVSFCNGGWRLLRKAAGGDPLWDGTGWYDDALVRTPGGWRIVRRVCRITWWTGNPRVNDAIPGVKFDLTTSVLRREADAGRVGILAATG; encoded by the coding sequence ATGAACACCGCCGACAGCGACGTCGTCGCGATCACGCAGCTGGTGAACCTCTACGGGCTGGCGGTCGACAGCCAGCGCTGGGAGCTGTTCGACCGAATCTTCGCCACGGATGTGGATGCCGACTACGGCGCCAGTTCGCACTGGACCGACCGCGAGGCGTTCAAGAACGATTTCGCCGCGTTCCACGCTCCGTTCGACTCCACCCAGCACACCATGTCCACCCACGTGGTCCACGTCGACGGGGACCGCGCGGTCAGTTTCTGCAACGGTGGGTGGCGCCTGCTGCGCAAAGCCGCCGGCGGCGACCCGCTCTGGGACGGCACCGGCTGGTACGACGACGCGCTGGTGCGCACCCCCGGTGGCTGGCGCATCGTTCGCAGGGTGTGCCGCATCACCTGGTGGACCGGCAATCCACGCGTCAATGACGCGATCCCCGGCGTGAAGTTCGACCTAACCACCTCGGTGCTGCGGCGCGAGGCCGACGCCGGGCGCGTCGGGATTCTTGCGGCCACCGGGTGA
- a CDS encoding nuclear transport factor 2 family protein, with product MHPFRKAVEERDEAAVQAMLADDVVFTSPVAFKPYPGKPITAAILRGVLRVFEDFHYVREIADPNGRDHALVFETTVAGKKITGCDFLHFNDDGLIDDFMVMVRPLSGATALSEAMAAQFDRIQQEAVELADQFTSAPSA from the coding sequence ATGCACCCCTTTCGTAAGGCAGTCGAGGAACGCGACGAGGCGGCCGTCCAGGCGATGCTGGCCGACGACGTGGTGTTCACCAGCCCGGTGGCGTTTAAGCCCTACCCCGGCAAGCCGATCACCGCGGCGATCCTGCGTGGGGTGCTCCGCGTCTTCGAGGACTTTCACTACGTCCGAGAGATCGCCGACCCCAACGGCCGCGACCACGCACTCGTCTTCGAAACGACCGTGGCAGGCAAGAAGATCACCGGCTGCGACTTCCTGCACTTCAACGACGACGGTCTGATCGACGACTTCATGGTGATGGTGCGGCCGCTGTCCGGCGCGACGGCATTGTCCGAGGCCATGGCTGCCCAGTTCGACCGGATCCAGCAAGAGGCTGTCGAGCTGGCCGACCAGTTCACTTCGGCTCCGTCGGCGTAG
- a CDS encoding LLM class F420-dependent oxidoreductase, producing MRIGLGINYAGGFKEVAAEVADLERAGLDIVFVPEAYSFDAVSALGYLAAATEKVQLASGILQLYTRTPTLTAMTAAGLDHVSDGRFTLGLGASGPQVIEGFHGVPYDAPIGRTREVIEICRRVWRREYLDYQGKHYTIPLAADQGTGLGKSLKLINQPVRERIPILIAALGPKNVELVAEIAEGWQPIFYLPEKAQDVWGKALAAGQAKRDPALGELDVYAGPVLAIGENVESLREFVKPHLALYIGGMGAKGKNFYHALATKYGYGPQADRIQELYLAGDKDGAAKVVPDELARDVNLIGTREFVKERVAAFREAGVTTLNVAPIAGTPGERIKLIETLRELL from the coding sequence ATGCGCATTGGGCTGGGCATCAACTACGCGGGCGGATTCAAAGAGGTCGCCGCCGAAGTGGCCGACCTCGAGCGCGCCGGACTGGACATTGTCTTTGTCCCCGAGGCGTATTCGTTCGACGCGGTGAGCGCGCTGGGCTACCTCGCCGCGGCCACCGAGAAAGTTCAGCTGGCCTCGGGAATCTTGCAGCTCTATACCCGCACGCCCACCCTGACCGCGATGACCGCCGCCGGTCTGGACCACGTCTCCGACGGGCGGTTCACCCTCGGCCTCGGCGCCTCCGGCCCACAGGTCATCGAGGGCTTCCACGGCGTGCCCTACGACGCTCCGATCGGCCGCACCCGCGAGGTGATCGAGATCTGCCGTCGGGTATGGCGCCGCGAGTATCTGGACTACCAGGGCAAGCACTACACCATCCCGTTGGCCGCCGACCAGGGCACCGGGCTGGGCAAATCCCTGAAACTGATCAATCAGCCTGTCCGGGAACGTATTCCGATACTGATAGCCGCGCTGGGACCCAAGAACGTCGAGCTGGTCGCCGAAATCGCCGAAGGTTGGCAACCGATCTTCTATCTGCCGGAGAAGGCACAGGACGTGTGGGGCAAGGCCCTGGCCGCCGGCCAAGCCAAGCGGGACCCCGCGCTGGGGGAGCTGGATGTGTACGCCGGCCCGGTGCTTGCCATCGGCGAAAACGTCGAATCGCTACGGGAATTCGTCAAGCCACACCTGGCCCTCTACATCGGGGGGATGGGTGCCAAGGGCAAGAACTTCTACCATGCCCTGGCCACCAAGTACGGCTACGGCCCGCAGGCGGACCGCATCCAAGAGCTCTACCTCGCCGGCGACAAGGACGGGGCGGCGAAGGTCGTGCCCGACGAACTCGCCCGCGACGTCAACCTGATCGGTACCCGCGAGTTCGTCAAGGAGCGCGTGGCGGCCTTTCGCGAGGCGGGGGTCACCACGTTGAACGTGGCACCCATCGCGGGCACGCCGGGGGAGCGGATCAAGCTGATCGAGACGCTACGCGAATTGCTCTGA
- a CDS encoding DMT family transporter: MGWVPVHAVAIFSGLFAALCAAVGIVVRQQAAQSVPTGPAGRAESAALLTTLVREPSWWAGMLATVGGYAFQVLALAHGSLLLVQPLLVSSLLFALPLSAHVRRQRVSRAQWGWAALLTAALAVFVLVGQPGEGHNRPPIPAWTFAFLITVPPLIVCVGAARRAIGRSRAMLLAAAVAVLLGMIAVLTKICTHRFAVGGWHGLLAIPAPYLLVALAVGVTVVQNAALRAGALQASVPIMLVGEPVVAVLLGIVVLGEHVAVRGPGAIVLVVAIWAMLAATVALARSQASERADSAVPQRYWHESDARFAGVGSQRPPS; encoded by the coding sequence ATGGGGTGGGTGCCAGTACACGCGGTCGCGATCTTCTCCGGGTTGTTCGCTGCCCTTTGTGCCGCGGTGGGCATCGTCGTTCGGCAACAAGCCGCCCAGAGTGTTCCAACTGGTCCGGCCGGCCGGGCCGAGTCGGCAGCGTTGCTGACGACGTTGGTTCGCGAACCGTCGTGGTGGGCCGGGATGCTCGCCACCGTCGGGGGCTACGCATTTCAGGTTCTCGCGCTGGCCCACGGCTCGTTGCTGCTGGTCCAGCCTTTGCTGGTGTCGTCGTTGCTGTTTGCTCTGCCGTTGAGCGCGCACGTGCGCCGACAGCGCGTCAGTCGGGCGCAATGGGGCTGGGCCGCGCTGTTGACCGCCGCACTGGCGGTGTTCGTGCTCGTCGGGCAGCCCGGCGAGGGCCACAACCGCCCGCCGATACCGGCATGGACGTTCGCATTCCTGATCACCGTGCCGCCGCTAATCGTTTGTGTCGGCGCCGCGCGCCGCGCCATCGGCCGCAGCCGCGCCATGCTGCTGGCGGCCGCGGTCGCGGTGTTGCTCGGTATGATCGCGGTCTTGACGAAAATCTGTACGCATCGTTTCGCCGTCGGCGGATGGCATGGGCTGCTGGCCATCCCGGCGCCCTACCTGTTGGTCGCACTTGCGGTGGGGGTGACGGTGGTGCAAAACGCCGCGCTCCGCGCCGGAGCACTACAGGCGTCGGTACCAATCATGTTGGTGGGCGAGCCGGTGGTGGCGGTCCTGCTGGGGATAGTGGTGCTCGGTGAACACGTGGCGGTGCGGGGCCCGGGGGCAATTGTTCTGGTGGTGGCAATCTGGGCGATGCTGGCGGCCACTGTTGCACTGGCCCGCAGCCAAGCGAGCGAACGGGCGGATTCCGCGGTGCCGCAACGGTATTGGCACGAGTCCGACGCCCGATTTGCCGGTGTCGGTTCGCAGCGACCGCCGTCGTGA
- a CDS encoding PadR family transcriptional regulator, whose amino-acid sequence MSLRDAVLAALLEAEASGYDLAKSFDASVANFWMATPQQLYRELDRLAEQGLIQSRVVEQQRRPNKRMYSLTPAGREAIHRFTAKAPRPGVIRDELMVKVSAADVGDAQAVRAFIVERLDWATAKLQRYERFRARLLDGRTEEEYLAETDRIGPYLTLLRGIAFEEENIRWAERALKILETRLPAATL is encoded by the coding sequence ATGTCGCTGCGTGACGCGGTGCTCGCCGCCCTCTTGGAAGCGGAGGCTTCCGGCTACGACCTGGCCAAAAGCTTCGACGCCTCGGTGGCGAACTTCTGGATGGCGACCCCGCAACAGCTCTATCGCGAACTGGACCGGCTCGCCGAGCAGGGCCTCATCCAGTCGCGCGTCGTGGAACAACAACGGCGACCCAACAAGCGGATGTATTCGCTGACCCCGGCCGGTCGCGAAGCGATTCACCGCTTCACCGCCAAGGCGCCCCGGCCCGGCGTGATCCGCGATGAGCTGATGGTCAAAGTCTCGGCGGCCGATGTCGGCGACGCACAGGCCGTGCGGGCGTTCATCGTCGAACGGCTGGACTGGGCGACGGCCAAATTGCAGCGCTACGAACGGTTTCGGGCGCGTCTGCTCGACGGTCGCACCGAGGAGGAGTACCTGGCCGAAACCGACCGCATCGGTCCCTACCTGACCCTGCTGCGAGGAATCGCGTTCGAAGAAGAGAACATTCGTTGGGCAGAACGTGCACTGAAGATCCTGGAGACCCGGCTGCCCGCTGCCACGCTGTAA
- a CDS encoding SecDF P1 head subdomain-containing protein codes for MRTVKNFAPAPPGSHQCQQASAAPAPGNPLVACDTAGTESFTLGPEAVVLHPTHAEARQNATGYGVVVTLDQASQAAFASYTSANVGAQAALVLNGLVIGAPEIRSPVNSNRLEISTYGETAQQADAIVKSLQS; via the coding sequence GTGCGTACGGTCAAAAACTTCGCCCCCGCACCGCCGGGGTCGCATCAGTGCCAGCAGGCCTCCGCCGCGCCGGCGCCGGGCAATCCCCTCGTCGCCTGTGACACCGCCGGCACCGAGTCCTTCACACTTGGGCCCGAGGCGGTGGTGCTGCACCCGACGCACGCCGAAGCACGGCAAAACGCCACCGGATACGGCGTTGTCGTGACGTTGGACCAAGCCTCCCAGGCGGCCTTCGCCAGTTACACCTCCGCCAACGTGGGTGCCCAAGCCGCGCTCGTCCTCAACGGCCTCGTCATCGGCGCACCCGAAATCCGGTCGCCCGTCAACTCGAATCGGCTCGAAATATCGACGTACGGCGAGACCGCCCAGCAGGCCGACGCCATCGTCAAGTCGTTGCAGTCGTGA
- a CDS encoding pyrimidine reductase family protein — MPAFEVDDIAELAGFYRDPPDGVRANMIFSVDGAASLHGRAGPLSDSLDHQLLLALRGYADVVLVGAGTARAENYGPVRLTDAQRSDRWERWALDEPPPIAVVSQSGKLPPSLFAEPSQPPMVITSSAAAAGLRFEGSAVPDVVIAGENGVDVATTIAALRARGLRRVLCEGGPTLLDELVLRGLVDEMCVTIAPKLAGTGQSATSAGLPQLPAAQELSLHHVLTHQGYLFLKYGRAGHPSSAVR; from the coding sequence ATGCCAGCGTTTGAGGTGGACGACATCGCCGAACTCGCGGGTTTCTATCGCGACCCTCCCGACGGAGTGCGCGCCAACATGATCTTCAGTGTCGACGGCGCCGCATCGTTGCATGGCCGAGCGGGCCCGCTGTCGGATTCCCTCGACCATCAGTTGTTGTTGGCGCTGCGCGGTTATGCCGATGTCGTCCTCGTCGGGGCCGGGACAGCACGCGCGGAGAATTACGGCCCGGTGCGGTTGACCGACGCTCAGCGCTCCGACCGGTGGGAGCGTTGGGCACTTGACGAACCGCCGCCCATCGCGGTGGTGTCGCAGTCGGGCAAGTTGCCCCCGTCGCTGTTCGCCGAGCCCTCACAACCCCCGATGGTCATCACGAGTTCGGCGGCCGCTGCCGGCCTGCGGTTCGAGGGCAGCGCGGTTCCCGACGTGGTGATCGCCGGCGAGAACGGCGTGGATGTGGCGACAACCATTGCCGCCCTGAGAGCGCGCGGCCTGCGGCGCGTGCTGTGCGAAGGCGGGCCCACGCTGCTCGATGAACTCGTGTTACGCGGTCTCGTCGACGAAATGTGCGTGACGATCGCACCTAAACTCGCCGGAACGGGCCAATCCGCGACATCGGCGGGCCTACCGCAGCTTCCGGCCGCCCAGGAACTTTCGCTGCACCACGTGCTGACCCACCAGGGATATTTGTTCCTGAAATACGGCCGCGCCGGTCACCCGAGCTCGGCGGTGAGGTAG
- a CDS encoding LacI family DNA-binding transcriptional regulator, translated as MAGADPGASSTNKLARPTNADVARLVGVSTATVSYVLNEVAGRKISPRTREAVYRAAEQLGYRPNLAARNLARGRSGVVLYVLPRVAVGDMPMQAGSRMTTELARVGLLQVQFFETEDHQHVIDAIKNLDPVAITSLFPLSRDVLEVARAASIPHIEIGTLPALGAPHLSVGELRVAHLVSRGHRCIAFAYAGAGRWHALGDYWLQGVADAAQARDLPPVRIAEVTGDNAAQVVTDWVRDGVTAVCAQSDEIACVVLNGIREAGLRCPDDLAVMGVDATPIAGALSSPALTTVEFDPVAVADVAIAALLTELGYAAPPSPQPTDIGRLIVRAST; from the coding sequence CGATCCAGGCGCGTCGAGCACGAACAAGCTCGCCCGCCCCACCAACGCCGACGTGGCCCGGCTGGTGGGTGTATCGACGGCGACGGTCAGTTACGTGCTCAACGAGGTGGCGGGACGAAAGATCTCGCCACGCACTCGCGAGGCCGTCTATCGCGCGGCTGAGCAGCTCGGATACCGGCCCAATCTGGCCGCGCGCAACCTCGCCCGCGGCCGCAGCGGCGTGGTGTTGTATGTGCTGCCGCGGGTGGCGGTCGGTGACATGCCGATGCAGGCGGGCAGCCGGATGACCACGGAATTGGCGCGGGTCGGATTGCTGCAGGTGCAATTCTTCGAGACCGAGGACCACCAGCACGTCATCGACGCGATCAAGAATCTTGACCCCGTCGCGATCACCAGCCTCTTTCCGCTCAGCAGGGATGTTCTCGAGGTGGCACGGGCGGCGTCGATACCGCACATCGAGATCGGGACGCTGCCCGCTCTGGGCGCCCCGCATCTCTCGGTTGGAGAGCTGCGCGTCGCGCACCTGGTCTCGCGGGGTCATCGATGCATCGCGTTCGCCTATGCGGGGGCCGGTCGGTGGCATGCCCTGGGCGATTACTGGCTGCAAGGGGTCGCCGACGCGGCGCAGGCGCGTGATCTTCCGCCGGTGCGCATTGCCGAGGTGACCGGGGACAACGCCGCGCAGGTGGTCACCGACTGGGTGCGCGACGGTGTCACCGCGGTGTGTGCGCAAAGCGACGAGATCGCGTGTGTGGTCTTGAACGGCATCCGCGAGGCGGGGTTGCGCTGCCCGGACGATCTCGCCGTGATGGGCGTCGACGCCACTCCGATCGCAGGAGCGCTGAGCTCTCCCGCACTCACCACGGTGGAGTTCGACCCCGTCGCGGTCGCCGACGTGGCCATCGCCGCTCTGCTCACCGAGTTGGGGTATGCCGCGCCCCCGTCTCCGCAGCCGACGGACATCGGCCGCCTGATCGTGCGGGCCTCGACCTGA